A genomic window from Gossypium hirsutum isolate 1008001.06 chromosome D12, Gossypium_hirsutum_v2.1, whole genome shotgun sequence includes:
- the LOC107945735 gene encoding cytochrome b-c1 complex subunit Rieske-4, mitochondrial — translation MCFPFFLFISLHIISHFSFLFPHLLLLFLFAFSIRLGFSSFSSDALSRGHDMGMISDVPATVAAVKNPSSKIVYDEYNHERFPPGDPSKRAFAYFIFSGGRFVLSMSASKDVLALASLEFDLSSIELGSTVTVKWRGKPVFIRHRTEEDIKTANSVDLASQG, via the exons ATGTGtttcccttttttcctttttatttcccTTCATATTATTTCCCATTTTTCCTTCTTATTTCCCCATCTGCTGCTACTGTTTCTGTTCGCCTTCAGCATTCGGCTTGGTTTCTCAA GTTTTTCTTCAGATGCCCTCAGCCGAGGACACGATATGGGAATGATCTCAGATGTCCCTGCTACTGTGGCAGCTGTGAAGAACCCTAGTTCAAAAATTGTCTACGACGAGTATAATCACGAACGGTTTCCACCTGGTGATCCCAGCAAGCGTGCTTTTGCTTATTTCATCTTTTCTGGTGGCAGGTTTGTTCTAAGCATGTCTGCCAGCAAAGACGTTCTTGCACTCGCTTCTCTTGAGTTTGACCTTTCTAGCATAGAGCTAGGGAGCACTGTTACCGTCAAGTGGAGAGGGAAGCCTGTTTTTATCAGACATAGAACCGAAGAGGACATCAAGACAGCTAACAGCGTTGACCTTGCATCacagggatga